CGGCCACAACATCTCCACCGCCGAGGTGGAGCACGCCCTGGTCGGCCACCCCGCGGTGGCCGAGGCCGCCGTCGTCGGGCGGGCCGACGCCACGACGGGCCAGGCGATCGCCGCGTTCGTCACCTTGCGCTCCGGCACCGAGCCGAGCGACGAGCTCGTCGAGGCGCTGCGGGCCCACGTCGCGCACACCATCGGCCCCATCGCCCGACCCCAGTCGATCCTGTTCACCGAGGACCTGCCGAAGACCCGCTCGGGCAAGATCATGCGGCGGCTGCTCCGCAACGTCAGTGAGGACGAGGCCCTCGGCGACACGACGACGCTGGCGGACCCGACGGTCGTGGAGGGGATCAAGGCGCGGTACCTGGCGAGCCAGGCCGCCGGCGACGACGAGTGACCGGCCCGCCGGGCCACTGGACCTGGCGCGAGGGGTCCGTCCCTCCCGGCCGGGCCGCCGTGGTGGACCTCGACGGCGTCCTCTCCGACGCCGCCAGCCGCCAGCACTACCTCGAGGCCCCGGTGCAGGACTGGCGGGCGTTCTTCGACGCCTGCGCGGACGACCCGGTCATCGAGGAGGTCCGCGTGCTCCTCGACCTCCTGGACCCGGCGCTGCGCATCGTGCTGCTCACCGCCCGTCCCGGGCGGATCCACCACCTGACCGAGGCCTGGCTCCGGCGGTACCGAATCCGCTGGGACCTGCTCGTCATGCGCAGCGCCGGCGCCTACGAGCTGTCGCGCGAGTTCAAGCAGGCCGCGGTGGGGGACCTCCGGCGGTACGGCTTCGACCTCCGGCTCGCCATCGAGGACGACCGCCGCAACGTGGCGATGTTCCGGGCCGAGGGGGTCCCGTGCCTCTACGTCCACTCCGGCTACTACGACTGAGGGAACGAGCGGGGGGTCGGTAGCGTTCACGTCGGTGAAGGGCCGCACCCAGCGGCCACTCGAGGTGAAGGATGCTGCGGAACACCCTGAAGACCACCGTCCTCCTGGCCGCCCTCGGCGCGTTGTTCCTGGGGATCGGCGCCGCGCTCGGCGGCACCGGTGGGCTCGCCATCGGCCTCCTGCTCGGCCTCGCCTTCGCCGGCGGCTCCTACTGGTTCAGCGACACGCTGGCCATCAAGGCGGCGCGGGCGAAGCCGGTCACGCGGGAGGAGGCCCCCCGGCTCTACGCCATCGTCGAGGACCTGGCCCAGCGCGCCGGCATCCCCATGCCGCGCCTCTACGTCTCACCCGAGCGGCAGCCCAACGCCTTCGCGACCGGCCGCAACGAGCACCACGCGGCCGTGTGCTGCACCCAGGGGATCCTCCAGGTGCTCGACGACGACGAGCTGCGCGGCGTGCTCGCCCACGAGCTGTCCCACGTGCGCAACCACGACATCCTGATCAGCTCCGTCGCGGCCTCGGTCGCCCTGGCCATCATGTTCCTCGCCCGCCTCGCCATGTTCGGCGCCATCTTCGGCGGCGGGGGCGGCGGGCGTGACGGGGAGGGCAATATCTTCGGCCTGCTGGCCATGTTGATCCTGGCCCCGATCGCCGCCATCGTCGTGCAGATGGCCCTCTCCCGGTCCCGCGAGTACCAGGCCGACGCCAGCGGCGCCCACCTGCTCCACGACGGCGAGCCCCTGGCCCGGGCCCTCGAGAAGATCGAGGCGTACGCCAAGCAGGTCCCGATGAACGTGAGCCCGGCCGAGGCGACGGCGTACATCATCAACCCGCTCACCGGACGCCGGGTCAGCTTCGCCGGCCTCTTCTCGACCCACCCGCCGACGGCGGAGCGCGTCGCGCGCCTGCGTCAGGAGACCTGGTAGGCGGCGCCCTCAGTCCCGCTGGTTCGTGAACTGCAGCGGGATCCCGAAGTCGTGCTCCCGCATGGCCTGGATGGCCGCCTGCAGGTCGTCCCTCTTCTTGCCGCTGATCCGCAGCTGGTCGCCCTGCACCTGGTGTGAGACGCCCTTCAGGTTCAGGCCCTTGAGGAACTTCCCGATCTCCCGGGCCTTGTCCTGGTTGATCCCGACGTTGAGCGCGACCACCTGGCGGACCCGTCCCTTCGACGCCTCCTCCACCTTGCCGTAGGCGAGGGCCTTCAGCGACACCTTGCGCCGCACGAGCTTTTCCTCGAGCACCTGCGTGAGGGCGCGCAGCCGCTGGTCGCTCTCGGTGTGCAGCTCGATGGACGCGGCCTGGAGCGCCACCGACGAATCGGTCCCCTTGAAGTCGAAGCGCGTGGAGATCTCGCGCGAGGTCTGGTCGACGGCGTTGCGCACCTCTTGCATGTCGACCTGCGAGACGACGTCGAACGTCGGCATCGCTCTCCCCCTCGAAGCGGAAT
This is a stretch of genomic DNA from Acidimicrobiia bacterium. It encodes these proteins:
- a CDS encoding zinc metalloprotease HtpX, producing MLRNTLKTTVLLAALGALFLGIGAALGGTGGLAIGLLLGLAFAGGSYWFSDTLAIKAARAKPVTREEAPRLYAIVEDLAQRAGIPMPRLYVSPERQPNAFATGRNEHHAAVCCTQGILQVLDDDELRGVLAHELSHVRNHDILISSVAASVALAIMFLARLAMFGAIFGGGGGGRDGEGNIFGLLAMLILAPIAAIVVQMALSRSREYQADASGAHLLHDGEPLARALEKIEAYAKQVPMNVSPAEATAYIINPLTGRRVSFAGLFSTHPPTAERVARLRQETW
- a CDS encoding YajQ family cyclic di-GMP-binding protein — encoded protein: MPTFDVVSQVDMQEVRNAVDQTSREISTRFDFKGTDSSVALQAASIELHTESDQRLRALTQVLEEKLVRRKVSLKALAYGKVEEASKGRVRQVVALNVGINQDKAREIGKFLKGLNLKGVSHQVQGDQLRISGKKRDDLQAAIQAMREHDFGIPLQFTNQRD